Genomic window (Asticcacaulis excentricus CB 48):
GGCGTAAAACAGCGTCGGCTGTTCGGTAAGGTGGGTATAGTTGTCCGCCACGGCGCGTACATCGGCGGGCAGGCGGAACAGGTGGCGCTTATCGGCAAACAACTGAAAGTCCTGCCCCAGTTGCAGCATGGCGGGTATGCGCCGGACATAGAGCCAGACGAGGACAATCAGTGACCAGGCAATAAGGGCAAGGAGCGGGGCAACCATGACCCCACTCTTGACGCGGCAACCGGTAAAAAAGCGTTAACCATATCCTCTTCCCTGAAAGACAAGCGATGCGGCGGGAGGCGGCGGCCGGCACTCAGAGCAGACGTAAGGGGTGTTTGCTTACATCTTCTGCCAGAGATCTATCTGCGTCGCGTGGTGCGCGTGGGCTTTTTCATCGACCCCAGAAGCCCGCGAACCAGTTCACGACCCAGCGTCACGCCGATGGTGCGGATAACGGAGACGGCGACCGAGGTGACGGCTTTTTCCGTGGCTGAAGGTTTATGCACTTCCGGCTTTTCGGTCTTTTCGGCGCGGGTAGTTTCGACCTCAACCGCTTCGCTCTCTTCGGTCTTGGCACGTGCCGTCAACAGCTCAAACGCGGATTCACGATCGCGCAAAGTGTCGTACATGCCCGATACCGGTGATTTGGCGATGATAGAGGCACGCTCAGCTTCGGTAGCGGGCCCCAGACGCGACGCCGGCGGGCGGATTTTTGATCTGGCCGTGACCGTGGGCGAGGCCTTTTCGTCGAGCACCGAGATCAGCGCCTCTCCGACACCCAGACCCTGAATGGCCTCGATGGTGTCAAAGGCCGGGTTGGGACGGAAGGACTGTGCCGCGGCTTTCAGCCCTTTTTGTTCGGCAGGCGTATAGGCACGCAGGGCGTGCTGGATGCGGTTACCGAGTTGCGCCAATACCGAATCCGGCACGTCCGCCGGGTTTTGCGTGACGAAATAGATGCCGACACCCTTGGACCGGATCAGGCGCACCACCTGCTCGATCTTTTCCAGCAACGGCTTGGGCGCTTCATCAAACAGAAGATGCGCCTCGTCAAAGAAGAAGACCATGCGCGGCTTTTCGGGGTCGCCGACTTCGGGCATCACCTCGAACAGTTCGGACAGCAGCCATAAAAGAAAGGTCGAATAGAGGCGGGGGCTGCCGATCAGCTTGTCGGCGGCCAGCACATTGACATAGCCCTTGCCGGAAATATCGGTACGCATAAGGTCTTCCAGACGCAGGGCCGGTTCACCAAAAAACTGCTCGCCGCCCTGACTTTCGAGCGCCAGTACCTGACGCTGAATGGCACCGATAGAGGCGGGGGACACCTGACCGTACTGGGCGCTGATCGCCTTGGCATTATCGGCCACGTGGTTGAGCATGGCGCGCAGGTCCTTAAGGTCAAGCAGCAGCAGCCCTTCCTTGTCGGCGACATGGAAGACGATGTTCAGCACGCCCTCTTGCACCTCATTGAGCTGGAACAGGCGCGCCAAAAGCAGCGGACCCATATCCGAAATCGTGGTGCGTATCGGGTGGCCCTTTTGGCCGAACAGGTCCCAGAAGACGACGGGGGCTGCGGCGGGCTTAAGCTCGATCCCCATTTCCTGTGCGCGCGCCAGAAGCTTTTCATTTGGATTGCCCGGCAAGCTGATCCCCGACAAGTCACCCTTCACATCGGCGGCAAAGACGGGCACGCCAGCGTCAGAAAAAGCCTGCGCCAGCACCTGAAGCGTCACCGTTTTACCCGTACCCGTCGCGCCAGCCACTATGCCGTGACGGTTGGCGCGGTTGAGCAGAAGCGTCTGATGGCTGTCGGCGGAAAAGCCGATATCGATTCCCTGGGTCATGTCGTTATCCTGTGTCGTAAACCCATGAATAAAGCGTCGCGAACGCCTTTGGCAAAAGGTATTTCAATTGCGCCGCACCAACACCAAAGAACACAGTTCTCTCACACAGAAGTGATAACCGCGCGATCAGGCCTGATTAGTGTCATCGGGCCTGCGTGCTACTATCGAGACAGCTCAGCGATGAGTCGTGGTTTGCGCCGCTTCCCCCCATAGGCCGCGCAGCCATTCCCGGGGTGGCCCTTCCCCCCATAAAGGGTGGCTCCGAAGAAGCCGCTCACCCGCCAGACCGGGTGAGCGGCTTATCCTTTCAGGCGGACGATGAACGCATGACCCCATTCCGTTTCGTCAGAAACTTTATTTTCCCCAAGCCGTTGTCTTCGCCTGTGCTTTTGGCGGATAATTCACCTATTATATAGGTGTGACGCTTAGCCTCGCGCCATAAAGCGCATTCCGAAAGTGTGAAACGGTATTCGGGTCCAAATGCGCAACGAACAAGGGTTAGAGCGGTGTTTGGCTTCAATCTGAGCCAAGCCACGCCCTAAAGTGCAGTGGATGGAATTCATGGACGACCTCAGCCTTTCGACCGAACTTGACGCCCTTGTCGCGGATGCGCGGGCAGGCATAGAGGCGGCCTTCACCGCAGCGCTCACGGGTCCGGCGGATGATGCGGCGCGCAGCTTTCTCGCCCAGTGCCTGGAAGACTATGATCCGGAAGAGATGCCCGAACTGAGCCTCGAAGAGGTGGGCCGCCTGTTTGCCCAATCCTGGGGCCGCGCCGCGGTGCGCGACGGGGCCGGGGCCCTGAAGACCATTACCCCTGTCAACAGCGCCCTTGACGTCGTTGAGATTGTTCAGCCCGACGCGCCGTTCATCGTTGAAAGCGTCATGGGCGAACTGATTGACCAGGGCCTGATCATCCGCTCCATGTTCCACCCGGTCGTCACCGTTAACCGCGACGACAAGGGCCAGCGCGGCAGTGGCAAGGCGGTCACCGAATCCCTGATGCTGGTCTTTGTCGGTCGCCAGCCCGCTGAAAAACACGCCGCTATCTTGTCGGGCGTGGAGAGGACGCTGAATGACCTGCGCGCCGCCGTGCACGACTTCCCCCGCATGCAGGCCTTGCTGGCTGAGGAGATGACGGCGCTGGAAGCCCTGAGCCTGCACCCGGTGGTGCAGATCGATCCGGCCGTGCTGCAGGAAGAACTGGCCTTCCTGCGCTGGGTGTCAGAAAACCACTTCGTCCTTCTGGGGGCGCGCACCTATGTCTATCCGCGCAGCCCCGACGGCAATTACGTCGCCGAAGAGCCGCTGAACCTGTTACAGGAAGAATACGGCGTCCTGCGCGACAAACGTGCCATCCTGCGTCGCGGGTCGGAACCGGCCATCCTCAGCCGTGAGCTTCTCAGCCATCTGGCCAGCTCCGAGCCCGTCACCGTGGCCAAGGGCAATCTGAAGTCGCGCGTGCATCGCCGCGTCTATATGGACTATATATCTATCAAGCATTATGGCGCCGATGGCAAACCGTCGGGCGAAACGCGCTTTGTCGGTCTGTTCACCTCGGACGCCTATGACCGTCCCGCCTTCGAAGTCCCCCTGATCCGCAAGAAGTGCGATCACGTCTTAAACGAATCGCGCCGGTTGGGCTTCAACAACGGTGGCTATGCCGAAAAGCGCCTGAAGAATATCCTTGAAACCTATCCGCGCGATGAGCTGTTCCAGATTCAGGAAAGCGACCTCTTACGCATCACGCGCGGCGTACTGCACATTTCCGACCGACCGCGCGTGCGTCTGTTTGCGCGGCGTGATCCGTTTGACCGCTTCATTTCGGTGCTCCTCTATCTGCCGCGCGATACCTATAGCGTTTCGGTGCAGGAACGCGCAGGGCAACTGCTTGCCGAAGGCTTCGGTGGCCGCGTCAGCGCCCTTTATCCGTTTGTTACGGGCGGTGCGCTCTCGAGCATCCACTACATTATCGGTGTGACGCCGGGCGGCCATCCCGACCCCAATCTCGCCGATATCGAAGACCGAGTGACCGATCTGACGCTCGACTGGGCGCAGCGTGTTGAGGACGCCGCTCTGGAGGCCGGCCAGACGCAGACCGATTATGTGAAATGGGCGCGCGCCATCCCCGTTGCCTATCAGGAACGCTATGGCATTGCTGAGGCCGTCACCGATATCGCCATTCTGGCAGGCCTGGATGAGGCGCACCCGCTCACCGTGCGCGCCTGGCAGCCGCAGGGGGCGAGCGACCGCTTCTCCCTGAAACTGTATGACCGCGCCGAAACCGCTATTCCGCTGTCCGACATCTTGCCGGTGCTGGAGCGCATGGGTTTGAAAACGCTGGAAGAGTTCGGTCACCGCATCGAATCCACCGACGTACCGCGCCACTTTATCCACGAATTTATCGTGCAGTTACCTGCCGCGCACCCGACAGCCTTTGCCGATTTCCGCGAGGATTTCGAAGGGGCATTGATGGCGCTGTGGCGTGGCGAAACAGAGATTGACGGCTTCAATGCCCTGACGCTTCTGGGCCTGAGCTGGCGCGAGGCCGCCCTTTTGCGCGCTCTGTGTAAATATCGCGGTCAGTCCGGCTTAGACCCCAGCGCCATTGTGCAACAGCAGGCTCTTCGCGCGTATCCGGATGTGGCGGCGGCGCTGGTCTATCTGTTTGATCTGAAATTCGCCGTCAATGACACGCCCATCGATACGCGCAAGGTCGAGGTCGAGGCGGCGCTTAACCGCATCAACACCCTGCTTCAGGGTGTGACGTCTCTGGAGCACGACCGCGTCCTGCGGCGTCTTGCGGCCCTGATCGGGGCCATCCAGCGCACCAACTATTACCAGAACAGGGGCTACATCTCGTTCAAGATCGCCTCGCGCGAACTGGCCGACCTGCCTGATCCCAAGCCCTATCGCGAAATTTTCGTCTGGTCGCCGGTGGTCGAAGGCGTGCACCTGCGCTTTGGGCCCGTGGCGCGCGGGGGTCTGCGCTGGTCCGACCGTAAGGAGGATTTCCGCACCGAGGTGCTGGGCCTCGTCAAGGCGCAGCAGGTGAAGAACGCCGTCATCGTGCCCGTCGGATCCAAGGGCGGCTTCTATCCCAAGCAGCTCCCGGCCGGGGGCGCGCCGGACGCGATCCGCGCCGAGGCGGTGCGGGCGTACAAAATGTATTTGTCGGGTCTGCTTGATATCACTGACAATCTCGATGCCCAGGGCGGCATTATCGCGCCAAAGAACGTGGTGTGCTGGGACGCGCCAGACCCTTATCTGGTCGTCGCGGCGGACAAGGGCACGGCAACCTTCTCCGACATCGCCAATGGCGTCGCGCGCGATTACGGCTTCTGGCTGGACGACGCCTTCGCGTCGGGCGGCAGCGTTGGCTACGACCACAAGGTCATGGGAATAACGGCGCGCGGCGCGTGGGAAGCGGTCAAGCGCCACTTCCGCGAACGCGGCAAGGACATCCAGAGCGAGACCTTCACCACGGTCGGCGTCGGTGACATGTCGGGCGATGTCTTCGGCAACGGCATGTTGCTGTCAAAGCAGACAAAGCTGATCGCGGCCTTTGATCACCGTGACATCTTCATCGACCCGAACCCCGATCCGGCCGTGTCCTTTGCCGAGCGTGAGCGTCTGTTCGCCCTGCCGCGCTCAAGCTGGCAGGACTATGACAAGGCGAAGATTTCGGCGGGCGGCGGCGTCTTTTCGCGCGGCCTGAAGTCGATTGAGCTGACGCCGGAAATCCGCGCGGCGCTCGATATTCAGGCCACGAGCCTGACGCCGTTTGAGCTGATGCAGGCCATTTTGCGTGCCCCGGCGGAGTTGCTCTATTTCGGGGGCATCGGCACCTATATCAAGGCGGCGTCGCAGTCGCACCTTGAGGTCGGCGACAAGGCCAATGACGCCATCCGCGTCGATGCCGGCGATATCCGTGCCGCCGTAATCGGGGAGGGGGCCAATCTCGGTATCACTCAGGCCGGTCGGATCGCGCTGGCGGCGCAGGGCGTGAAGCTCAATACCGACGCCATCGACAATTCGGCGGGCGTCGATTGTTCGGACCACGAGGTCAATATCAAGATCCTGCTGGGGCGCCTCGTGCAGTCCGGTCGCATGACACTTGAAGCGCGCGATGTTCTGCTGGCCGAAATGACCGATGAGGTCGGGCATCTGGTCTTGAAGGATAACTATGCCCAGACACTGGCCCTGACCCTTCTGGAATCGACGGCCCTCAGCGACAATGCCTCGATGCAGGCTTTCATGACGGCGCTCGAAAAGCGCGGCAAGCTCGACCGCAAGGTCGAAGGGCTGCCCACCAATGCGCAACTGGAGGCGCGTAAGGCGCAAAATGCCGGGCTCTATCGTCCGGAACTGGCGGTCGTACTGGCCTATGGCAAGATCGTGCTGTTCGACGATCTCATTGAGACGACCGCTATCGACGATCCGGTCTTCGAAGAGGCCCTGATCGACTATTTCCCCAAGCCACTGCACGGCTTTATTGACGACATCCGCGCCCACCGTCTGCACCGCGAAATCGTGGCCACGGTTCTGTGCAATGAGATGATCAATATTCTGGGCCCCAGCTTCCCGCTGCGTTTGCAAAAGGCGGCGGCGGTGGACGCCGGGGCGCTGGCCCTGTCGTTTGAAGGCGCGCGGCGTCTG
Coding sequences:
- a CDS encoding MAPEG family protein, which codes for MVAPLLALIAWSLIVLVWLYVRRIPAMLQLGQDFQLFADKRHLFRLPADVRAVADNYTHLTEQPTLFYALSLGIQVSGLADQLFVVLAWIYVLLRIVHSLVQGIGNHVILRFCVFAASTGILAYMTLRAIRLVFDF
- a CDS encoding helicase HerA-like domain-containing protein → MTQGIDIGFSADSHQTLLLNRANRHGIVAGATGTGKTVTLQVLAQAFSDAGVPVFAADVKGDLSGISLPGNPNEKLLARAQEMGIELKPAAAPVVFWDLFGQKGHPIRTTISDMGPLLLARLFQLNEVQEGVLNIVFHVADKEGLLLLDLKDLRAMLNHVADNAKAISAQYGQVSPASIGAIQRQVLALESQGGEQFFGEPALRLEDLMRTDISGKGYVNVLAADKLIGSPRLYSTFLLWLLSELFEVMPEVGDPEKPRMVFFFDEAHLLFDEAPKPLLEKIEQVVRLIRSKGVGIYFVTQNPADVPDSVLAQLGNRIQHALRAYTPAEQKGLKAAAQSFRPNPAFDTIEAIQGLGVGEALISVLDEKASPTVTARSKIRPPASRLGPATEAERASIIAKSPVSGMYDTLRDRESAFELLTARAKTEESEAVEVETTRAEKTEKPEVHKPSATEKAVTSVAVSVIRTIGVTLGRELVRGLLGSMKKPTRTTRRR
- a CDS encoding NAD-glutamate dehydrogenase produces the protein MDDLSLSTELDALVADARAGIEAAFTAALTGPADDAARSFLAQCLEDYDPEEMPELSLEEVGRLFAQSWGRAAVRDGAGALKTITPVNSALDVVEIVQPDAPFIVESVMGELIDQGLIIRSMFHPVVTVNRDDKGQRGSGKAVTESLMLVFVGRQPAEKHAAILSGVERTLNDLRAAVHDFPRMQALLAEEMTALEALSLHPVVQIDPAVLQEELAFLRWVSENHFVLLGARTYVYPRSPDGNYVAEEPLNLLQEEYGVLRDKRAILRRGSEPAILSRELLSHLASSEPVTVAKGNLKSRVHRRVYMDYISIKHYGADGKPSGETRFVGLFTSDAYDRPAFEVPLIRKKCDHVLNESRRLGFNNGGYAEKRLKNILETYPRDELFQIQESDLLRITRGVLHISDRPRVRLFARRDPFDRFISVLLYLPRDTYSVSVQERAGQLLAEGFGGRVSALYPFVTGGALSSIHYIIGVTPGGHPDPNLADIEDRVTDLTLDWAQRVEDAALEAGQTQTDYVKWARAIPVAYQERYGIAEAVTDIAILAGLDEAHPLTVRAWQPQGASDRFSLKLYDRAETAIPLSDILPVLERMGLKTLEEFGHRIESTDVPRHFIHEFIVQLPAAHPTAFADFREDFEGALMALWRGETEIDGFNALTLLGLSWREAALLRALCKYRGQSGLDPSAIVQQQALRAYPDVAAALVYLFDLKFAVNDTPIDTRKVEVEAALNRINTLLQGVTSLEHDRVLRRLAALIGAIQRTNYYQNRGYISFKIASRELADLPDPKPYREIFVWSPVVEGVHLRFGPVARGGLRWSDRKEDFRTEVLGLVKAQQVKNAVIVPVGSKGGFYPKQLPAGGAPDAIRAEAVRAYKMYLSGLLDITDNLDAQGGIIAPKNVVCWDAPDPYLVVAADKGTATFSDIANGVARDYGFWLDDAFASGGSVGYDHKVMGITARGAWEAVKRHFRERGKDIQSETFTTVGVGDMSGDVFGNGMLLSKQTKLIAAFDHRDIFIDPNPDPAVSFAERERLFALPRSSWQDYDKAKISAGGGVFSRGLKSIELTPEIRAALDIQATSLTPFELMQAILRAPAELLYFGGIGTYIKAASQSHLEVGDKANDAIRVDAGDIRAAVIGEGANLGITQAGRIALAAQGVKLNTDAIDNSAGVDCSDHEVNIKILLGRLVQSGRMTLEARDVLLAEMTDEVGHLVLKDNYAQTLALTLLESTALSDNASMQAFMTALEKRGKLDRKVEGLPTNAQLEARKAQNAGLYRPELAVVLAYGKIVLFDDLIETTAIDDPVFEEALIDYFPKPLHGFIDDIRAHRLHREIVATVLCNEMINILGPSFPLRLQKAAAVDAGALALSFEGARRLFETDALWAEVSALDAQIPAAAQTALYNAIATFLRRQVYFIARRFAGRPETLTEVINAYQTGIATLMSAQGVLSPNEAARVEARAQKLISAGAPEDLSRRVSALLSWTSAIDMVDLADGGDVVDAARLYLATGERFGFDRLRAGAGELYSADPWDRMAIRRLIEDIYAEQKSVVAAVRRDAQGLKAWAEAQAAQVAPLQSLLSEIESTGAGWSFAKLSIVNAALRQWVQKL